A part of Cottoperca gobio chromosome 4, fCotGob3.1, whole genome shotgun sequence genomic DNA contains:
- the LOC115006611 gene encoding interferon-induced protein with tetratricopeptide repeats 1B-like, translated as MMSAAQSQTTLVSKLQGLQCHFTWDLDTSRAKLLRFRERFEDFGTEDGHSWLGHIYNLRGFIEYKLGFTEEAQSFFNKATEAFCQIRNADEGPWLVVNYGNLAWLHHHLGDPAESEAYLTKVDALMNEYPSPSQDKLHPEICAEKAWTFMRFSTDKMSLALDYFLKAIEMQPDMVEWNTCHILGLMFASEHSSTAVGADILEKMRIAKEKDPENLYLAVHYLDQCAKKGERIEDEARELAREVLRNPVSCYGGIKPLLIVYRNYLSVDEAIDLAEEVLRNHPDERYLKGCAALCYRWKIFDNDSLPTQSLMDRAISLHEEMISLYPHSSLRKKIDLAHIYVKSTNGLAKAEQIYQELLERDLEPADKQMLYYNYAQHLNFHGQDRNRSLGYYMQVAEIRQQSIFREKSIKVLVNIRDRGRDIMCREIEKFLENLQEP; from the exons ATGATGAG tgctgctcagagtcaaacaacactggTGTCCAAACTGCAGGGCCTGCAGTGCCACTTCACCTGGGATCTGGACACCAGCAGGGCCAAACTTTTACGTTTCAGGGAAAGGTTTGAGGATTTTGGCACCGAGGACGGACACAGCTGgctgggtcacatttacaacctgcgggggttcattgaatacaagctggggttcactgaagaagcccagagtttcttcaacaaggctacagaggcctTCTGCCAGATAAGAAATGCAGATGAGGGTCCCTGGTTAGTGGTGAACTATGGGAACCTggcttggctgcaccaccacctaggagacccagcagagagtgaggcttaCCTGACAAAGGTTGACGCCCTGATGAATGAATATCCATCTCCATCCCAGGACAAGCTCCACCCAGAGATCTGCGCTGAAAAAGCCTGGACTTTCATGAGGTTTAGCACAGATAAAATGTCGCTGGCTCTAGATTACTTCCTGAAGGCCATCGAGATGCAGCCGGACATGGTGGAGTGGAACACCTGCCATATCTTAGGGTTAATGTTTGCTtcagagcacagcagcacagcagtgggggctgacatcttggagaaaatgagaatcgCCAAAGAAAAGGATCCAGAGAACTTGTACCTCGCAGTTCACTACCTCGACCAATGtgctaagaaaggagaaagaattgaAGATGAAGCACGTGAGCTAGCCAGGGAGGTTTTGAGAAATCCTGTCAGCTGCTACGGTGGTATTAAACCATTACTTATTGTTTACAGAAACtatttatctgttgatgaggccattgatttggcagaggaggttctgagaaaccatccagatgagcgttatctgaagggatgtgctgcactctgctacAGATGGAAGATCTTTGACAATGACAGTCTTCCAACACAAAGCCTGATGGACAGAGCAATCAGTctccatgaagagatgatttctcTTTACCCTCATTCCTCACTGAGGAAGAAAATAGATCttgcacatatatatgtaaagtCAACTAATGGCCTAgctaaagctgagcagatataccaggaactgctagaaagggatcttgaacctgcagacaaacagatgctttactACAACTAcgcacaacatttaaacttccATGGACAGGATCGCAACAGGTCACTCGGATATTACATGCAGGTGGCAGAGATACGGCAACAATCCATCTTTcgtgagaaaagcatcaaagttcTGGTGAACATTAGAGACAGAGGCAGGGACATAATGtgtagagaaatagagaagtttctggaaaacctgcaagagccatag
- the LOC115006610 gene encoding LOW QUALITY PROTEIN: interferon-induced protein with tetratricopeptide repeats 1B-like (The sequence of the model RefSeq protein was modified relative to this genomic sequence to represent the inferred CDS: deleted 1 base in 1 codon), with protein sequence MMSAAQSQTTLVSKLQGLQCHFTWDLDTSRAKLLRFRERFEDFGTEDGHSWLGHIYNLRGFIEYKLGFTEEAQSFFNKATEAFCQIRNADEGPWLVVNYGNLAWLHHHLGDPAESEAYLTKVDALMNEYPSPSQDKLHPEICAEKAWTFMRFSTDKMSLALDYFLKAIEMQPDMVEWNTCHILGLMFASEHSSTAVGADILEKMRIAKEKDPENLYLAVHYLDQCAKKGERIEDEARELAREVLRNPVSRYGGIKPLLIVYRNYLSVDEAIDLAEEVLRNHPDERYLKGCAALCYRWKIFDNDSLPTQSLMDRAISLHEEMISLYPRSSLKKKIDLAHIYVKSTNGLAKAEQIYQELLERDLEPVDKQMLYYNYAQHLNFHGQDRNRSLGYHMQVAEIRQQSFFREKSIKVLFPLLPAFVWFPAIREAKHEGGGDLCFDH encoded by the exons ATGATGAG tgctgctcagagtcaaacaacactggTGTCCAAACTGCAGGGCCTGCAGTGCCACTTCACCTGGGATCTGGACACCAGCAGGGCCAAACTTTTACGTTTCAGGGAAAGGTTTGAGGATTTTGGCACCGAGGACGGACACAGCTGgctgggtcacatttacaacctgcgggggttcattgaatacaagctggggttcactgaagaagcccagagtttcttcaacaaggctacagaggcctTCTGCCAGATAAGAAATGCAGATGAGGGTCCCTGGTTAGTGGTGAACTATGGGAACCTggcttggctgcaccaccacctaggagacccagcagagagtgaggcttaCCTGACAAAGGTTGACGCCCTGATGAATGAATATCCATCTCCATCCCAGGACAAGCTCCACCCAGAGATCTGCGCTGAAAAAGCCTGGACTTTCATGAGGTTTAGCACAGATAAAATGTCGCTGGCTCTAGATTACTTCCTGAAGGCCATCGAGATGCAGCCGGACATGGTGGAGTGGAACACCTGCCATATCTTAGGGTTAATGTTTGCTtcagagcacagcagcacagcagtgggggctgacatcttggagaaaatgagaatcgCCAAAGAAAAGGATCCAGAGAACTTGTACCTCGCAGTTCACTACCTCGACCAATGtgctaagaaaggagaaagaattgaAGATGAAGCACGTGAGCTAGCCAGGGAGGTTTTGAGAAATCCTGTCAGCCGCTAC GGTGGTATTAAACCATTACTTATTGTTTACAGAAACtatttatctgttgatgaggccattgatttggcagaggaggttctgagaaaccatccagatgagcgttatctgaagggatgtgctgcactctgctacAGATGGAAGATCTTTGACAATGACAGTCTTCCAACACAAAGCCTGATGGACAGAGCAATCAGTctccatgaagagatgatttctcTTTACCCTCGTTCCTCacttaagaagaaaatagaccttgcacatatatatgtaaagtCAACTAATGGCCTAgctaaagctgagcagatataccaggaactgctagaaagggatcttgaacctgtagacaaacagatgctttactACAACTAcgcacaacatttaaacttccATGGACAGGATCGCAACAGGTCACTCGGATATCACATGCAGGTGGCAGAGATACGGCAACAATCCTTCTTTcgtgagaaaagcatcaaagttcTG ttccctttacttcctgcctttgtgtggtttcccgccatcagAGAAGCGAAACATGAGGGCGGGGGTGATCTGTGTTTTGATCACTGA